One window of Flavobacterium dauae genomic DNA carries:
- a CDS encoding pirin family protein, which yields MAKHIIHKADTRGYADHDWLKSYHTFSFAGYFNPERVHFGMLRVLNDDYVAAGMGFGAHPHENMEIVSIPLEGKLAHKDSTGSEGIIQKGEIQFMSAGTGVTHSEMNGSATEAVKFLQIWIIPNKMNITPRYGQMEYAVSDNEIKTLIQPETTEGTLRLQQNAWFKMAKFDAGKETSITVEDPKNNGIYLFLLNGSIEVNGNQLETRDAIGIWETENVTIKTNDKSEFLVIEVPMNQN from the coding sequence ATGGCAAAGCACATTATACATAAAGCAGATACAAGAGGTTACGCCGATCACGATTGGTTAAAATCTTATCATACTTTTTCGTTTGCAGGATATTTTAATCCGGAACGCGTTCATTTTGGTATGCTTCGTGTTTTAAATGATGACTACGTGGCAGCCGGAATGGGTTTTGGTGCACATCCTCACGAAAATATGGAAATTGTTTCCATTCCGTTAGAAGGAAAATTGGCACATAAAGACAGTACCGGATCTGAAGGTATCATTCAAAAAGGCGAAATTCAGTTTATGAGTGCCGGTACAGGTGTAACTCACAGTGAAATGAACGGAAGCGCCACCGAAGCTGTAAAATTTCTTCAAATATGGATCATTCCAAACAAAATGAACATTACACCACGATATGGGCAAATGGAATATGCCGTAAGCGATAATGAAATTAAAACATTGATTCAGCCAGAAACAACCGAAGGCACTTTACGCTTACAGCAAAACGCCTGGTTTAAAATGGCGAAATTCGACGCCGGTAAAGAAACTTCGATTACTGTGGAAGATCCTAAAAACAACGGAATTTACCTTTTTCTTTTGAATGGATCGATCGAAGTTAATGGAAATCAATTAGAAACCCGCGATGCAATCGGAATCTGGGAAACCGAAAACGTAACTATTAAAACAAACGATAAAAGTGAATTTCTTGTTATTGAAGTTCCAATGAATCAAAATTAA
- a CDS encoding APC family permease, with protein sequence MAIIIVMSAIIGSGVFKKVAPMADLLHAPWLVVLAWLLAGIIIMCGVLSIAELGAMFPHSGGAYSWLEKIYGKKLGFLYGWACFTVIQTAAISSIAFVFSGALGTFINLPHLPSEWANINVLGLQPFSNIGAKFASCVLIIALTLVNIKGTKKGGNLSLVFTFLITVSILLITCAAFTNDVGSIHTFETVSKNYPVGGFTFIGFISAMVLAIRNAFWGYEGWIALGFIGEEIKNPKKNLPRALIIGISSIILLYLLINSAYLYVMPIDEMMISIRADENNIAAVLVINKLLGQGGAYIISGMILISTFGCTNATILVSSRIYYAMAKKGFFFKKAALTHPKNKTPYHSLKYQCIWACILVFSGSFDILTDMLIIVGFLFFGLVVLGVILLRIKEKGTPRPYKMPGYPVVPAVFVLFCILLLGISLYESPGKSLIGIGLVLSGFPFYYYWNKKRGKKTMV encoded by the coding sequence ATGGCAATCATTATAGTAATGAGTGCGATTATTGGCTCGGGTGTATTCAAGAAAGTTGCTCCTATGGCAGATTTGCTTCACGCTCCCTGGTTGGTAGTATTAGCTTGGTTGCTGGCAGGAATCATTATTATGTGTGGCGTTTTAAGTATTGCCGAACTGGGTGCAATGTTTCCTCATTCAGGTGGTGCATACAGCTGGCTGGAAAAAATCTACGGTAAAAAATTAGGATTCCTGTACGGATGGGCCTGTTTCACGGTCATTCAAACTGCTGCAATTTCATCGATTGCTTTTGTATTCTCCGGTGCTCTGGGTACTTTTATTAATTTGCCCCACCTTCCGTCCGAATGGGCAAATATCAACGTTCTCGGGCTTCAACCTTTTTCCAATATCGGAGCAAAATTTGCGTCCTGTGTACTGATTATTGCTTTAACTCTTGTTAATATAAAAGGAACAAAAAAGGGCGGAAATTTAAGTCTTGTTTTTACCTTTTTAATTACGGTTTCCATTCTCCTTATAACTTGTGCTGCATTTACCAACGATGTAGGAAGTATTCATACATTTGAAACTGTTTCTAAGAATTATCCCGTGGGTGGCTTTACGTTTATTGGATTCATCAGCGCCATGGTTTTGGCAATCCGAAACGCTTTTTGGGGTTATGAAGGCTGGATTGCTTTGGGCTTTATAGGAGAAGAAATCAAGAATCCGAAAAAGAATTTACCACGTGCGCTTATCATCGGTATTTCTTCTATTATTTTGCTTTATCTGCTTATTAATAGCGCGTATTTATATGTGATGCCGATTGATGAAATGATGATATCTATTCGTGCCGATGAAAATAATATTGCCGCGGTACTGGTAATTAACAAGCTGCTTGGACAGGGCGGTGCATACATCATCAGTGGAATGATTTTAATTTCGACTTTTGGTTGTACAAATGCTACGATTTTGGTTTCGTCAAGAATTTATTACGCTATGGCAAAAAAAGGATTTTTCTTTAAAAAAGCTGCTTTGACGCACCCTAAAAACAAAACGCCTTACCATTCATTAAAATACCAATGCATCTGGGCTTGCATTTTGGTTTTCTCTGGGTCTTTTGACATACTGACCGATATGCTTATCATTGTTGGTTTTCTATTTTTCGGGCTAGTTGTTTTGGGTGTTATTTTATTACGAATCAAAGAAAAAGGCACACCACGCCCGTACAAAATGCCCGGTTACCCAGTTGTTCCAGCGGTATTTGTGCTTTTTTGCATTTTGCTATTAGGAATTTCTCTTTACGAATCTCCTGGAAAATCTTTGATAGGAATTGGTTTGGTTTTATCCGGATTTCCTTTTTATTATTATTGGAATAAAAAAAGAGGAAAGAAAACAATGGTTTAA
- a CDS encoding murein L,D-transpeptidase catalytic domain family protein, with the protein MNFKLLPIMMVGLLSFKPMIINDHNGDNNGNGNGKKVTVVTKSSTLKSKDLAAVTKTNLKSNANSNLSTFDKMVLSEYLDLDEKNFAKPELESFKAAFKGYNKLKEEGKIKNEILTIIDFTKSSTERRMWVIDMKSHNVLYQTVVSHGRNSGKEYANDFSNKIESYKSSLGFYTTAETYMGKHGLSLRLDGLEPGINDNARNRDIVIHAADYANENLGKSQGYLGRSLGCPALPNEVAHKIIQLIKDESCLFIYHADKKDYLTKSELLK; encoded by the coding sequence ATGAATTTTAAATTATTGCCTATTATGATGGTGGGTCTGTTATCGTTTAAACCAATGATAATTAACGACCACAACGGAGACAACAATGGAAATGGAAACGGTAAAAAAGTTACGGTAGTTACAAAGTCTTCTACTTTAAAATCTAAAGATTTAGCCGCTGTAACCAAAACTAATTTAAAATCTAATGCCAACAGCAATTTAAGTACTTTTGATAAAATGGTTTTGTCGGAATATTTAGATTTAGATGAAAAAAACTTTGCAAAACCCGAATTAGAAAGTTTTAAAGCTGCTTTTAAAGGATACAACAAATTGAAAGAGGAAGGAAAAATTAAAAACGAAATCCTTACTATTATCGATTTTACAAAATCGTCAACCGAACGCAGAATGTGGGTGATTGATATGAAAAGCCACAACGTTCTTTATCAAACAGTTGTATCACACGGAAGAAACAGCGGAAAAGAATATGCGAATGATTTTTCTAACAAGATTGAATCATACAAAAGCAGCCTTGGATTTTACACCACTGCGGAAACATATATGGGAAAACACGGCTTATCATTGCGTTTAGATGGTTTAGAACCGGGAATTAACGACAATGCCCGTAATCGCGATATTGTAATTCACGCCGCCGATTATGCTAATGAAAACCTTGGAAAAAGTCAAGGATATTTAGGAAGAAGTCTTGGTTGCCCCGCCCTACCAAATGAAGTAGCTCATAAAATAATCCAATTGATTAAAGACGAAAGTTGTCTGTTTATTTATCACGCAGATAAAAAAGACTATTTAACAAAATCGGAATTATTAAAATAA
- a CDS encoding M3 family metallopeptidase: MNRKTIIMLCLLVGAAAQQSCNKKKNTAMTSGQENPLIAEWNTPFEVPPFDKIQNSHFKPAILEGIKDHQKEIKAIVDNKEQPTFENVIVAIDNSGETLKKVTTVLYNLTSANTNDELQKLSQEMAPALSEHNDNIYLNDALFQKVKTVYNQYQITNPETLKLSSEQQMLLNETYKRFVRSGANLSAENKDKLKKLNSELSVLSLKYGDNLLNETNNYELVIDKKENLAGLPAELINAAAEEAKAKGKEGKYVFTLSNSSVMPFLQYADNRELRKTIWNAYQIRGNQNNGNDNKENVLKIANLRMQKAQLLGYRNHAEYVLEESMAKNPDAVNDLLMKLWKPALNKAKQEASDIQSLMRKDGINEDVTPADWRYYAEKIRKERYNLDEQELKPYLSLENVRKGIFDVTYKLYGLTYKELTNVPKYHEDVTVWEVFDKDKTTLGILYMDMHPRASKRGGAWMTSYRNQQMENGKRKIPVISIVCNFTKPTATTPSLLTFDETTTFFHEFGHALHGLLSNVNYRSLAGTNVPRDFVELPSQVMENWAAEPEVLKMYAKHYKTGEVIPDALIEKMKKAGTFDQGFATTEYLAASFLDMKYHTATTEIKDDVDTFEINAMKNIGLIDAIIPRYRSTYFSHIFAGGYSAGYYSYIWSAVLDTDAFQAFKETSLFNQEKANLFRKNVLEKGGTEDPAALYRKFRGADPKIEPLLKKRGLN, translated from the coding sequence ATGAATCGTAAAACCATCATTATGCTGTGCTTATTAGTTGGCGCAGCTGCACAGCAATCGTGTAACAAAAAGAAAAATACCGCAATGACATCAGGACAAGAAAACCCTTTAATCGCCGAATGGAATACTCCGTTTGAAGTTCCTCCGTTCGACAAAATACAAAACAGTCATTTTAAACCTGCCATTTTAGAAGGAATAAAAGACCACCAAAAAGAAATCAAAGCAATTGTTGACAACAAAGAACAGCCAACCTTTGAAAATGTAATTGTTGCTATAGACAATTCGGGCGAAACACTTAAAAAAGTAACCACCGTTCTGTACAATTTAACAAGTGCGAATACGAATGACGAATTGCAGAAACTGTCACAAGAAATGGCTCCTGCCCTTTCAGAACACAACGATAATATCTATTTAAACGATGCCCTTTTTCAAAAAGTAAAAACCGTTTACAACCAATATCAAATCACAAACCCCGAAACATTAAAATTAAGTTCGGAACAACAAATGTTGTTGAATGAAACTTACAAGCGTTTTGTTCGCAGTGGTGCAAATCTTTCGGCAGAAAATAAAGACAAACTTAAAAAACTGAATAGCGAATTATCGGTTTTATCGTTAAAATACGGCGATAATTTGTTGAATGAAACCAATAATTACGAATTAGTTATCGATAAAAAAGAAAATTTAGCAGGTTTACCAGCCGAATTAATTAATGCCGCTGCCGAAGAAGCAAAAGCAAAAGGTAAAGAAGGTAAATATGTTTTCACTTTAAGTAATTCAAGCGTAATGCCCTTTTTGCAATATGCCGATAATCGCGAACTACGTAAAACAATCTGGAACGCGTATCAGATTCGTGGAAACCAAAACAACGGAAACGACAATAAAGAAAACGTGCTTAAAATTGCCAATTTGCGTATGCAAAAAGCACAATTGTTAGGTTATAGAAACCACGCAGAATACGTGTTAGAAGAAAGTATGGCAAAGAACCCCGATGCCGTGAACGATTTATTAATGAAATTGTGGAAACCTGCACTGAACAAAGCAAAACAAGAAGCATCAGACATACAAAGCCTAATGCGTAAAGACGGAATTAACGAAGATGTTACACCGGCTGACTGGCGTTATTATGCAGAAAAAATACGTAAAGAACGTTACAATTTAGACGAACAGGAATTAAAACCTTATTTAAGTTTAGAAAATGTTCGCAAAGGAATTTTCGATGTAACCTATAAATTATACGGCTTAACTTACAAAGAACTAACCAATGTACCAAAATACCACGAAGACGTTACCGTTTGGGAAGTTTTTGACAAAGACAAAACCACATTAGGAATTTTGTATATGGATATGCACCCTCGAGCATCAAAACGTGGCGGTGCCTGGATGACTTCGTACCGCAACCAGCAAATGGAAAACGGCAAACGCAAAATACCGGTAATTTCTATCGTGTGTAATTTCACAAAACCAACAGCTACTACTCCGTCTTTATTAACGTTTGACGAAACAACAACGTTTTTCCACGAATTTGGTCATGCGTTACACGGATTATTATCAAACGTAAATTACAGAAGTTTAGCAGGAACTAACGTTCCAAGAGATTTCGTAGAATTGCCTTCACAAGTTATGGAAAACTGGGCTGCCGAACCTGAAGTGTTGAAAATGTATGCAAAACATTACAAAACAGGCGAAGTAATTCCTGATGCGTTAATCGAAAAAATGAAAAAAGCCGGTACTTTTGATCAAGGTTTTGCTACCACAGAATATTTGGCGGCATCGTTTTTAGATATGAAATACCACACCGCAACTACAGAAATTAAAGATGATGTGGATACATTTGAAATCAATGCTATGAAAAACATTGGATTGATTGATGCAATTATTCCGCGTTACCGCAGCACCTATTTCAGTCACATTTTTGCAGGCGGATATTCGGCAGGATACTACAGCTACATTTGGAGTGCCGTTTTAGATACCGATGCTTTTCAGGCGTTTAAAGAAACGTCGTTATTCAATCAGGAAAAAGCAAATTTATTCCGCAAAAACGTATTGGAAAAAGGTGGAACAGAAGATCCCGCAGCATTATACAGAAAATTCCGTGGTGCCGATCCAAAGATCGAACCATTGTTAAAAAAACGCGGATTAAATTAA
- a CDS encoding Crp/Fnr family transcriptional regulator has product MENLLLQNIEKHVTLTPEEKKIILNAFTSDSFKAKTIVIKPGDEAHFTYFVLKGVLRSYTIDDSGNAHILSFATPGWWVADMYSYLTGKAAILYVDVIEDCDVLILQKCNSERLFKEVPKMERFFRILTENNLIANQQRVLDKMSLSAEERYEKFLKKYPDIINCLPQKYIASFIGVTPEFFSKMKANLLRRK; this is encoded by the coding sequence ATGGAAAATTTGTTACTTCAAAATATCGAAAAACACGTTACACTAACGCCCGAAGAAAAGAAAATAATTTTAAATGCGTTTACGTCAGATAGCTTTAAAGCCAAAACAATTGTAATAAAACCGGGCGACGAGGCACATTTTACCTATTTTGTTTTAAAAGGTGTTTTACGAAGTTATACTATTGACGACAGCGGAAATGCACATATTTTAAGCTTTGCAACACCCGGATGGTGGGTTGCCGATATGTATAGCTATTTAACCGGGAAAGCTGCCATTTTATATGTTGATGTTATTGAAGACTGCGACGTTTTAATTTTACAGAAATGCAACAGCGAACGATTGTTTAAGGAAGTTCCTAAAATGGAACGCTTTTTTAGGATATTGACAGAAAATAACTTAATTGCCAATCAACAGCGTGTTTTAGATAAAATGTCTTTATCTGCCGAAGAACGTTACGAAAAATTCTTAAAAAAATATCCAGACATTATCAACTGCCTGCCACAAAAATACATTGCATCGTTTATTGGTGTTACACCCGAATTTTTCAGTAAAATGAAAGCCAATTTATTGCGTAGAAAATAA
- a CDS encoding GNAT family N-acetyltransferase encodes MLTFKQIKAEDVVVMRHKVLKIGQPVETCYFEGDLDEGTKHFGAFLNNELVGAVTMMLKKTNTYKVHPVYRLTGLSIEQEHQHQHIGKRLLHFAEENISRKGTVMIWCFARDYAVPFYKKSGYQLNVQEVVIPYIGSHRIMFKFVPKED; translated from the coding sequence ATGTTGACATTTAAGCAAATAAAAGCCGAAGACGTTGTGGTTATGCGTCATAAAGTATTAAAAATAGGGCAGCCCGTAGAAACCTGCTATTTTGAAGGCGATTTAGACGAAGGAACAAAACATTTTGGAGCTTTTTTAAACAATGAATTGGTAGGTGCGGTAACAATGATGCTAAAAAAAACAAATACGTATAAGGTGCATCCGGTATATCGTTTAACAGGATTATCTATTGAACAAGAACATCAACACCAGCATATTGGCAAACGGTTGTTGCATTTTGCCGAAGAAAATATTTCCAGAAAAGGAACTGTGATGATCTGGTGTTTTGCCCGTGATTATGCCGTTCCGTTTTATAAGAAAAGTGGGTATCAGCTAAATGTTCAGGAAGTGGTAATTCCATATATAGGTTCTCACAGAATTATGTTTAAATTTGTACCCAAAGAAGATTAA
- a CDS encoding YceI family protein, with amino-acid sequence MKKWTIDPTHSEVGFKVKHMMFTNVKGLFNDYSANIDFNDDLKDANLQFEAKINSIFTNNTDRDNHLKSADFFDAEQFPTLNFKSTKIEGNGSEYEITGDLTIKGVTKPVTLNAEFSGLMTDPWGNTKVGLNLDGKINRKDFGLTYNAALETGGVLVGEDVKLNAEIQLVEQK; translated from the coding sequence ATGAAAAAATGGACAATTGACCCAACACACAGCGAAGTGGGTTTTAAAGTAAAACACATGATGTTTACCAACGTTAAAGGATTATTCAACGATTATTCGGCTAATATCGATTTTAACGATGACTTAAAAGATGCGAATTTACAGTTTGAAGCGAAGATCAATTCAATTTTTACAAACAACACAGACAGAGACAACCACTTAAAAAGTGCCGATTTCTTTGATGCAGAGCAATTTCCTACCTTAAATTTTAAATCGACAAAAATTGAAGGCAACGGAAGCGAGTACGAAATAACTGGCGATTTAACTATTAAAGGTGTTACAAAACCGGTTACTTTAAATGCAGAATTTAGCGGTTTAATGACCGATCCTTGGGGAAATACCAAAGTAGGTTTAAATTTAGACGGTAAAATTAACCGTAAAGATTTTGGCTTAACGTACAATGCAGCTTTAGAAACCGGCGGTGTTTTGGTAGGCGAAGATGTTAAGTTAAACGCAGAAATTCAGCTTGTTGAACAAAAATAA
- a CDS encoding pseudouridine synthase, translated as MNKQGGNNGNRNNKKSSFSKKGSFDKGKPNEKSASGSNFKKPFKKDDKPFKKWNDKPASSSKPAVLKNDDIRLNKYVSNSGVCSRRDADLYIQSGNVTVNGEVITEMGYKVKPGDKVVFDGVLLNPEKKVYVLLNKPKGFSTADDENVSSAYDLVRNASTSILRPVGRMDKSTVGLLLFTNDNEMIQKFTNAAQHSSKLYQVSLDKNLKYEDLEKIQTGVYINEHKVWVEEISYVENQPKSEVGIKLKTSNVKVVRAIFEKLGYNVIKLDRVMYAGLTKWGIARGQWRFLTEQEVINLKNLK; from the coding sequence ATGAATAAGCAAGGCGGAAACAACGGCAATAGAAATAATAAAAAATCATCTTTTTCGAAAAAAGGATCGTTTGATAAAGGAAAACCGAATGAAAAATCGGCATCGGGATCAAACTTTAAAAAACCTTTTAAGAAAGACGATAAGCCGTTTAAGAAATGGAATGATAAACCTGCTTCATCATCAAAACCAGCAGTTTTAAAGAACGATGATATTCGTTTAAATAAATATGTATCGAATTCGGGCGTTTGTTCACGTCGCGATGCCGATTTGTACATTCAGTCTGGTAACGTTACCGTGAATGGCGAAGTAATTACCGAAATGGGTTATAAAGTAAAACCGGGCGATAAAGTGGTTTTCGACGGTGTTTTACTGAATCCTGAAAAAAAGGTTTATGTTTTACTGAACAAACCTAAAGGTTTTTCTACTGCCGATGACGAAAATGTTTCAAGTGCTTATGATTTGGTTCGAAATGCATCAACATCGATATTAAGACCTGTGGGAAGAATGGATAAAAGTACGGTTGGCTTGTTGTTGTTTACGAATGATAACGAGATGATTCAGAAATTCACCAACGCTGCACAACATTCATCAAAACTATATCAGGTTTCGTTAGATAAAAATCTGAAATACGAAGATTTAGAAAAAATTCAAACGGGTGTTTATATCAACGAACATAAAGTTTGGGTTGAAGAAATTTCGTATGTGGAAAACCAGCCAAAAAGTGAAGTTGGTATTAAATTAAAAACATCAAACGTAAAAGTGGTTCGTGCTATTTTTGAAAAATTAGGCTACAACGTTATAAAGTTAGATCGTGTAATGTATGCAGGTTTAACAAAATGGGGAATTGCCCGCGGACAATGGCGTTTTCTTACCGAACAAGAGGTAATTAACTTAAAGAATTTAAAATAA
- a CDS encoding L,D-transpeptidase family protein, with protein MNWKKIVVGLLLFSACSKPETVKVSLSNAEKKFLIEKPLLFGKNERITTFYANNDFETVWQDSLNRSELISAIIDSRYDGVLPESYPLAKLIKAHWNYQNLSISELKKADIDFSENFFKIANQLASGKVNPKKLYGDWEPYIQELDYVSLLEKSLVEKNIHKTLEDIKPKSELYLKYKKAFAQYVPITSKDTLSAEGLMRKKIWVNFERTKWLQPNLGENYVWINLPEYRLQLVENGKIIETHKVIVGKKERRTPVLSSSFNGIIINPKWTVPPTILKKDLVPKATANRGYFTANRLTIYDKKTGKQVDPENWNPGNYSSYRYVQQTGRLNSLGQIKFNFPNKHMVYLHDTNNRTMFGVANRALSSGCVRVENPFGLAETIFKIEGKNILRSEMDTLAHYEKTKNFKLNQKVNVHQVYFTAVIDSTGSVKILNDIYGLDNRLYKRLVQ; from the coding sequence ATGAATTGGAAAAAAATTGTTGTTGGTTTATTGCTATTCTCTGCTTGTTCCAAACCCGAAACGGTCAAGGTTTCATTGAGCAATGCCGAGAAGAAATTTCTTATAGAAAAACCGCTGTTATTTGGAAAAAATGAACGAATAACAACTTTTTATGCCAACAACGATTTTGAAACCGTTTGGCAGGACAGTTTAAACCGAAGCGAATTAATCTCTGCCATTATTGATAGTAGATATGACGGTGTTTTACCTGAAAGCTATCCGTTAGCAAAATTAATAAAGGCGCATTGGAATTATCAAAATTTAAGTATTTCCGAACTAAAAAAAGCCGATATTGATTTTAGCGAGAATTTTTTTAAAATAGCTAATCAATTGGCTTCGGGTAAGGTCAATCCCAAAAAGTTATATGGCGATTGGGAACCTTATATTCAAGAACTTGATTATGTGTCGTTGTTAGAAAAATCGTTAGTAGAAAAAAACATCCATAAAACGTTAGAAGACATCAAGCCTAAAAGTGAATTGTATCTAAAATACAAAAAAGCTTTTGCACAATATGTTCCCATAACATCAAAAGATACACTTTCGGCCGAGGGTTTAATGCGTAAAAAAATTTGGGTTAATTTTGAACGAACCAAATGGTTACAGCCCAATTTAGGTGAAAATTACGTTTGGATTAATTTGCCCGAATATCGTTTACAATTGGTAGAAAACGGAAAAATCATAGAAACACATAAAGTTATTGTAGGTAAAAAAGAACGCAGAACTCCGGTGCTATCATCGTCATTTAACGGTATTATTATCAATCCAAAATGGACAGTTCCGCCTACGATTTTAAAGAAAGATTTGGTTCCGAAAGCCACCGCTAACCGAGGGTATTTTACTGCCAACCGATTGACCATTTACGATAAAAAAACAGGTAAACAGGTAGATCCTGAAAACTGGAATCCCGGAAATTATAGCTCGTATAGATATGTACAACAAACCGGACGTTTAAATTCGCTGGGACAGATAAAATTTAATTTTCCAAACAAACATATGGTTTATTTGCACGATACCAATAACCGGACTATGTTTGGCGTTGCTAACCGGGCGTTGAGTTCGGGCTGTGTTCGGGTAGAAAATCCGTTTGGTTTGGCCGAAACAATTTTTAAAATTGAAGGGAAAAACATCTTGCGAAGCGAAATGGATACATTGGCACATTATGAAAAGACAAAAAACTTTAAGCTAAACCAAAAGGTAAATGTTCATCAAGTATATTTTACCGCTGTAATAGACTCTACAGGATCAGTGAAAATTCTGAATGATATTTATGGGTTAGATAACAGATTGTATAAACGATTGGTGCAATAG